A window of the Polaribacter batillariae genome harbors these coding sequences:
- a CDS encoding SRPBCC family protein: MKIDGNTVIVEKSAEEVFTFFSKLENFKEIMPENINKFEVDGQSFIFGLPGMPEIRLVLKEKTPYSNITLGAASSKLPFTLSADIKEITKNKTEVKLTFEGDFNPMMAMMIKKPLTKFVDTLSENIEKL; encoded by the coding sequence ATGAAAATAGATGGAAATACAGTAATTGTAGAAAAATCGGCAGAAGAAGTTTTTACTTTTTTTAGTAAATTAGAAAACTTTAAAGAAATTATGCCCGAAAACATTAATAAATTTGAAGTCGATGGTCAATCTTTTATTTTTGGATTGCCAGGAATGCCAGAGATTCGATTGGTTTTAAAAGAAAAAACTCCGTATTCTAATATTACTTTAGGCGCTGCAAGTAGTAAATTGCCTTTTACTTTATCTGCAGATATAAAAGAAATTACTAAAAACAAAACCGAAGTAAAGCTTACATTTGAAGGAGATTTTAATCCAATGATGGCTATGATGATTAAAAAACCATTAACAAAGTTTGTAGATACTTTATCAGAAAACATCGAAAAACTTTAA
- the pyrE gene encoding orotate phosphoribosyltransferase codes for MILNKDTAKKTAELLLQVKAIKLSPKTPFHWASGWKSPIYCDNRVTLSYPPVRIFLKEEIAKIVEQDYGKPDVIAGVATGAIAIGILVAQELGVPFIYVRPEPKKHGRKNQIEGHLESGQNVVVIEDLISTGNSSLNAVAALKQAGAVVKGMVAIFSYGFEIADKNFKEKNVRLSTLSNYENLLEQALDSNYISDKELITLHEWRKNPSEWNPQN; via the coding sequence ATGATTTTAAACAAAGATACAGCAAAAAAAACAGCCGAACTTTTATTGCAAGTAAAAGCAATAAAATTGAGCCCAAAAACGCCATTTCATTGGGCATCTGGGTGGAAATCGCCAATTTATTGCGACAATAGAGTAACACTTTCTTACCCTCCAGTTCGTATTTTCTTAAAAGAAGAAATTGCTAAGATTGTAGAGCAAGACTATGGTAAACCAGATGTTATTGCAGGTGTTGCTACAGGCGCAATTGCCATTGGAATATTGGTGGCACAAGAATTGGGTGTACCGTTTATTTATGTGAGACCAGAGCCTAAAAAACACGGTCGTAAAAACCAAATTGAAGGGCATTTAGAAAGCGGACAAAACGTAGTTGTTATCGAAGATTTAATTAGCACCGGAAACAGTAGTTTAAATGCAGTTGCGGCTTTAAAACAAGCAGGTGCAGTGGTAAAAGGAATGGTTGCTATTTTTTCTTACGGTTTTGAAATTGCCGATAAAAATTTTAAAGAGAAAAACGTGCGTTTATCTACTTTAAGCAATTACGAAAATTTATTAGAACAAGCACTAGATAGTAATTATATTTCTGATAAAGAACTAATTACACTACACGAATGGAGAAAGAACCCAAGCGAATGGAATCCGCAAAATTAA
- a CDS encoding NUDIX hydrolase: protein MYKVFVNDKPIIITSSQKKENNFPVHILKNTVSEEIVHKLINGTTKGINLYTPDVEKGWQEFLNSFTIVSAAGGLVLNDKKEVLFIFRNGIWDLPKGRIEKGEQIKEAAIREVEEECGIFGLKIVKPLLTTYHVYFQEGIKLKETFWFLMTSNYRKELVPQLEEGITKVVFKNEEEIRKAFKNTYKNIILVYDTYKER, encoded by the coding sequence ATGTATAAAGTTTTTGTAAATGATAAACCAATAATTATTACATCTTCTCAAAAAAAAGAAAATAATTTTCCGGTTCATATTCTTAAGAATACCGTTTCTGAAGAGATTGTTCATAAACTAATAAATGGAACAACAAAAGGGATAAATTTATATACGCCAGATGTAGAAAAAGGCTGGCAAGAATTTTTAAATAGCTTTACCATTGTTTCTGCTGCAGGTGGTTTGGTTTTGAATGATAAAAAAGAAGTACTATTTATCTTTAGAAATGGTATTTGGGACCTACCAAAAGGTAGAATCGAAAAAGGCGAACAAATTAAAGAAGCTGCTATTAGAGAAGTAGAGGAAGAGTGTGGTATTTTCGGTTTAAAAATTGTAAAACCTTTATTAACAACTTACCATGTTTATTTTCAAGAAGGAATAAAATTAAAAGAAACTTTTTGGTTTTTAATGACTTCTAATTATCGTAAAGAATTGGTTCCGCAATTAGAGGAAGGCATTACCAAAGTTGTCTTTAAAAATGAAGAAGAAATTCGTAAAGCCTTTAAAAACACCTACAAAAATATAATTTTGGTGTACGATACTTATAAAGAAAGATAG
- a CDS encoding SulP family inorganic anion transporter, whose amino-acid sequence MTEFIKKIIPNAKDDVLAGITVSLAMIPEVVAFAFVAQISPIVALFGAFVVGIISALFGGRPGLISGAAGAVAVIFVTMIQEGHAKGLLFDTPVENMGYFYLLAAVVLMGIIQVFAGIFKLGKFVRLIPHPVMMGFVNGLAIVIFMAQLGMFKENKKDFFGQNMRKTKSKELVYNVSDNTVKDIASNTVLFTIEGNSVKNNSTGEEVFLLSDGQVFDVKTKKVVFNATKDAFYSVKDKGVVKTTMQGKTLYVMIGLILLTMLIVWGLPKLTTKVPAALTAILIVTLISIFSGLNSINVGDFIRDGGGAGLNGIDEISSKLNILELWSHLPFNLDTLKFIAPYAFLAASVGLIETLMTMNLVDELTESRGNGNKECLAQGAGNIFSGLFGGTGGCGMIGQTVININAGGRGRLSGVMMAITLLTFILFADKYIEQVPIAALVGVMFMMVIETFAWSSFRILKKIPVSDAFVLITVSAVTVFFDLAIAVFVGVIISALSFAWTSAKKIRARKRFKEDGTKIYEIWGPLFFGSITDFNAKFDVKNDPDTIEIDFVEARVSDHSAIEAIFGLVEKYQAAGKKVTLKHLSEDCKVLLYKASPIFADIIIEDIDDPRYHLAANPEKFPKPLGDYKF is encoded by the coding sequence ATGACTGAATTTATTAAAAAAATAATTCCGAATGCTAAAGACGATGTTTTAGCAGGTATTACTGTTTCTTTAGCGATGATTCCAGAAGTGGTAGCATTTGCTTTTGTTGCTCAAATTAGCCCAATTGTAGCTTTATTTGGCGCTTTTGTAGTAGGAATTATTTCTGCACTTTTTGGAGGAAGACCAGGGTTAATTTCTGGTGCTGCTGGTGCTGTGGCTGTAATTTTTGTAACCATGATTCAAGAAGGGCACGCAAAAGGATTGCTTTTTGATACTCCTGTAGAAAATATGGGGTATTTTTATTTATTAGCAGCCGTAGTTTTAATGGGAATTATACAGGTATTTGCGGGTATTTTTAAACTAGGAAAATTTGTGCGTTTAATTCCACATCCAGTAATGATGGGCTTTGTAAACGGTTTGGCCATTGTTATTTTTATGGCACAATTGGGCATGTTTAAAGAAAATAAAAAAGATTTTTTCGGACAAAATATGCGTAAAACAAAATCTAAAGAGTTAGTATATAATGTTTCGGATAATACAGTAAAAGACATTGCCTCGAATACAGTTTTGTTTACCATTGAAGGGAATTCAGTAAAAAATAATAGTACAGGCGAAGAAGTATTTTTACTTTCAGATGGTCAAGTTTTTGATGTAAAAACTAAAAAAGTTGTTTTTAATGCCACTAAAGATGCTTTTTACTCTGTAAAAGATAAAGGGGTTGTAAAAACGACGATGCAAGGAAAAACTTTGTATGTAATGATTGGTTTGATATTATTAACCATGCTTATCGTTTGGGGTTTACCTAAATTAACGACCAAAGTACCAGCCGCATTAACAGCCATTTTAATTGTAACCTTAATTTCTATTTTTAGTGGATTAAACTCCATAAACGTAGGTGATTTTATTAGAGATGGTGGAGGTGCTGGGTTGAATGGTATTGACGAAATTTCTAGTAAATTAAATATTTTAGAACTTTGGAGCCACCTTCCTTTTAATTTAGATACCTTAAAATTTATTGCACCTTATGCATTTTTAGCGGCATCTGTTGGTTTAATAGAAACCTTAATGACCATGAACCTCGTAGATGAGTTAACAGAATCTCGTGGAAATGGAAATAAAGAATGTCTTGCACAAGGAGCTGGAAATATTTTTAGTGGGCTTTTTGGCGGAACTGGTGGTTGTGGAATGATTGGGCAAACCGTTATCAATATTAACGCTGGTGGTCGTGGACGTTTATCTGGTGTTATGATGGCGATAACCTTACTAACTTTTATATTATTTGCAGATAAATATATAGAACAAGTACCCATTGCAGCACTTGTGGGGGTTATGTTTATGATGGTAATAGAAACTTTTGCATGGTCGAGTTTTAGAATCTTAAAAAAAATACCAGTTTCAGATGCATTTGTACTAATTACTGTTTCTGCAGTTACTGTTTTCTTTGATTTGGCAATCGCAGTTTTTGTAGGAGTTATCATTTCCGCATTATCTTTTGCATGGACAAGTGCTAAGAAAATTAGAGCTAGAAAGCGTTTTAAAGAAGATGGAACAAAAATTTATGAAATTTGGGGGCCATTATTCTTTGGGAGTATTACCGATTTTAATGCAAAATTCGATGTTAAAAACGATCCAGATACGATAGAAATCGACTTTGTGGAAGCACGTGTTTCTGATCATTCTGCCATAGAAGCCATTTTTGGTTTGGTAGAAAAATACCAAGCTGCAGGAAAAAAAGTAACCCTAAAACATTTAAGTGAAGATTGTAAAGTTTTATTATACAAAGCTTCGCCAATTTTTGCAGACATAATTATTGAAGATATCGATGACCCAAGATATCATTTAGCAGCAAATCCAGAGAAATTTCCGAAACCTTTAGGAGATTATAAGTTTTAG
- a CDS encoding Fic family protein, translated as MKTFKSGNYINQGTHKSFQPTKINQQWTIDDMEVLTLLSQADRQLGRLDMYSEYIPNIDLFISMHVLKEATQSSKIEGTKTNIEDALLDKEDVNDEKRDDWEEVQNYIEALNSAIKNLEKLPFSSRLIRETHKILLQGVRGKHKLPGEFRSSQNWIGGASINDATFVPPTHTSVNEYMGDLENFAHNIESFFPDLLKIALIHYQFETIHPFLDGNGRVGRLMITLYLVEKGILKKPILYLSDFFERNRMLYYDNLTKVREKNDLSQWFKFFLVGVIETAKNGIDTFDSILKLQKEVEIKLQTLGSRSHNAQLILNHLYQRPIINAQKVKELTGLSLPSVYKLIEELEKLEILNEITGAKRGKIYLFKEYTKLFK; from the coding sequence ATGAAAACATTCAAATCTGGTAATTATATAAACCAAGGAACTCATAAAAGCTTTCAGCCTACTAAAATAAATCAACAATGGACTATTGACGATATGGAGGTATTAACTCTTTTAAGTCAAGCAGACAGACAACTTGGAAGACTTGATATGTATTCTGAATACATTCCAAATATCGATTTATTTATCAGTATGCACGTTTTAAAAGAAGCAACTCAATCAAGTAAAATTGAAGGGACAAAAACGAATATAGAAGATGCTTTATTAGATAAAGAAGATGTAAATGATGAAAAAAGAGATGATTGGGAAGAAGTACAAAATTATATAGAAGCATTAAATTCTGCTATCAAAAATTTAGAAAAGCTACCTTTTTCTTCTCGATTGATAAGGGAAACCCACAAAATACTACTACAAGGAGTAAGAGGAAAACATAAACTTCCTGGAGAGTTTAGGAGTAGTCAAAATTGGATAGGAGGAGCAAGTATCAATGATGCTACATTTGTTCCACCAACTCACACAAGTGTTAATGAGTATATGGGTGATTTAGAAAATTTCGCCCATAATATTGAATCATTTTTCCCTGATTTACTTAAAATAGCATTGATACATTATCAATTTGAAACTATTCACCCCTTTCTGGATGGTAATGGTAGAGTAGGTAGATTAATGATTACGTTGTATTTAGTTGAGAAAGGAATATTAAAAAAACCTATTCTCTATCTCTCTGATTTTTTTGAAAGAAACAGAATGTTATATTATGATAATCTAACAAAAGTTAGAGAGAAAAATGATTTGAGTCAATGGTTCAAATTCTTTTTAGTTGGAGTAATAGAAACAGCAAAAAACGGAATAGATACATTTGATAGTATTTTAAAACTACAAAAAGAAGTTGAAATTAAACTACAAACATTAGGAAGTCGATCGCATAATGCACAATTGATTTTAAACCATCTTTACCAACGACCAATTATAAATGCCCAAAAAGTTAAAGAATTGACAGGTTTATCGTTACCTTCCGTTTACAAGTTGATTGAAGAACTCGAAAAACTAGAAATATTAAATGAAATAACTGGAGCCAAAAGAGGGAAAATTTATCTATTCAAAGAATATACGAAACTATTTAAATAA